From a region of the Micropterus dolomieu isolate WLL.071019.BEF.003 ecotype Adirondacks linkage group LG21, ASM2129224v1, whole genome shotgun sequence genome:
- the LOC123960203 gene encoding spindlin-1-like, translating to MKTPFKSPAAPRPRADGGHAGVSNMMKKKNSHKKQRTSVGPSKTLAQPRRNIVGCRIQHIWKEGSKSSQWKGTVLDQVPVNPSLYLIKYDGFDCIYGLELYSDERVVGLEVLPDRVAPARVSDSMLAETMIGKAVEHMFETEDGPKEEWRGMVLARAPIMTAWFYITYEKDPVLYMYQLLDDYKEGDLRIMPDSNDTVAAEREPGEVVDSLVGKQVEYAKEDGGKRSGMVIHQVEAKPSVYFIKFDDDFHIYVYDLVKTS from the exons ATGAAGACCCCATTCAAGAGCCCAGCGGCCCCGCGGCCCCGAGCAGACGGGG GACATGCAGGCGTGTCAAacatgatgaagaagaagaactcgCACAA gAAACAGAGGACCAGCGTTGGTCCCAGCAAGACTCTGGCTCAGCCCAGAAGGAACATCGTGGGCTGCAGGATCCAGCACATCTGGAAGGAGGGCA GTAAGTCGTCCCAGTGGAAGGGGACGGTCCTGGACCAGGTCCCCGTTAATCCGTCTCTCTACCTGATCAAATATGACGGCTTCGACTGCATCTACGGCCTGGAGCTGTACAGCGACGAGCGAGTGGTGGGACTGGAGGTCCTGCCCGACAGAGTGG CTCCGGCCCGTGTGAGCGACTCGATGCTGGCGGAGACGATGATCGGGAAAGCGGTGGAGCACATGTTTGAGACGGAGGACGGGCCGAAGGAGGAGTGGAGGGGGATGGTTTTGGCTCGGGCTCCAATCATGACCGCCTGGTTCTACATCACCTACGAGAAAGACCCGGTCCTCTACATGTACCAGCTGCTGGACGACTACAAGGAGGGAGACCTGCGCATCATGCCCGACTCCA aCGACACTGTGGCGGCGGAGCGGGAGCCCGGCGAGGTGGTCGACAGTCTGGTGGGCAAACAGGTGGAATACGCCAAAGAGGACGGCGGGAAGCGGTCGGGGATGGTCATCCACCAGGTGGAGGCCAAGCCCTCCGTCTACTTCATCAAGTTTGACGACGACTTCCACATCTACGTCTACGATCTGGTCAAGACCTCCTAA